One genomic segment of Photobacterium sp. DA100 includes these proteins:
- the bioD gene encoding dethiobiotin synthase has product MTNAFFVTGTDTEVGKTVASRAILHAAASANIKMAGYKPVASGSAPTANGMRNSDALYIQDASVVELEYDEVNPYAFEAAISPHLAAEQEDRVIEFDVLSKGLEHLKQKSDVVLVEGAGGWRVPVSWNDYLSSWVKQEKLPVILVVGVKLGCLSHAILTAEAIQHDGLEVVGWVANRINPGTENYADIIRMLEENLPGQKLGEIPYMPGIKKRNLADYIDLSPLGL; this is encoded by the coding sequence ATGACTAACGCTTTCTTTGTAACAGGTACAGATACTGAAGTAGGTAAAACTGTAGCCTCTCGCGCCATTCTTCATGCTGCAGCTAGCGCGAATATCAAGATGGCGGGTTATAAGCCGGTGGCGTCCGGTAGCGCACCGACAGCCAATGGTATGCGTAATTCTGATGCTTTGTATATCCAAGATGCATCTGTTGTCGAGTTGGAATATGACGAAGTCAATCCGTACGCATTTGAAGCGGCCATCTCTCCGCACTTGGCCGCCGAGCAGGAAGACCGAGTGATCGAGTTTGACGTGCTGTCGAAGGGGCTGGAACACCTCAAGCAAAAATCTGATGTTGTATTGGTTGAGGGGGCTGGCGGCTGGCGTGTACCTGTGTCTTGGAACGACTACCTTTCTTCTTGGGTTAAGCAGGAAAAACTGCCTGTTATCTTGGTTGTTGGTGTGAAGCTAGGTTGTCTGAGTCACGCCATACTAACAGCAGAAGCGATTCAGCATGATGGCTTGGAAGTGGTGGGTTGGGTTGCGAACCGCATCAATCCAGGCACCGAGAACTATGCCGACATCATTCGAATGCTGGAAGAAAACCTACCGGGGCAGAAGTTGGGCGAAATCCCTTATATGCCGGGTATCAAGAAGCGCAACCTAGCGGACTACATTGATCTGTCACCGCTTGGCCTATAA
- a CDS encoding AarF/ABC1/UbiB kinase family protein, with translation MKPENIISKNKPGTAREYASVPKSRLSRLGQLGSLATRVAGSMVTEGVKQLAQGNRPKASELLLTPSNAKRVAEQLAQLRGAAMKVGQLLSMDAGDLLPPELAELLARLRAEAKAMPISQLNAVLQQEWDIDWQDRFQNFSFYPVAAASIGQVHAATNWQGEKIALKIQYPGIKQSIDSDVDNVATLLRVSGLLPKGVDYQDLLEQAKQQLHAEADYQLEAKLLKQYRQLLAHDARYVIPYVFDELTTENILAMNFVDGLPVESLTNQPQHVRNHVMVLAFELLFKEMFDFRLVQTDPNFANFLYNEQSQQLVLLDFGATRAYPSRVSEGYRLLLSAALHHDKPAMNSALRQIGFFSQPITASQQEAVIALCLEACEPIMTVGEFDFGQTDLARRIRDAGTALSMKENYWHTPPADAIFFHRKLGGLYLLAARLQAKVDVGKIFSPYRLQG, from the coding sequence ATGAAACCGGAGAACATCATCAGTAAAAATAAGCCAGGGACTGCCCGAGAATATGCCTCAGTCCCCAAGAGCCGTCTGTCACGCCTGGGGCAACTTGGCTCACTGGCGACACGCGTGGCAGGCAGCATGGTTACCGAAGGGGTGAAGCAACTTGCCCAGGGAAACCGCCCAAAAGCAAGTGAGTTATTGCTTACCCCCAGCAATGCCAAGCGCGTTGCTGAGCAGTTGGCACAGTTACGCGGGGCCGCGATGAAAGTTGGACAGTTGCTGTCAATGGATGCCGGGGATCTTCTACCGCCTGAACTGGCAGAGCTATTGGCCCGGCTTCGGGCAGAAGCCAAGGCGATGCCCATCAGCCAACTCAATGCAGTGCTGCAGCAGGAGTGGGATATCGACTGGCAAGACCGGTTCCAGAACTTTTCCTTCTACCCTGTCGCTGCAGCATCTATCGGCCAGGTGCATGCCGCCACCAACTGGCAGGGTGAGAAAATTGCACTGAAAATCCAATACCCGGGGATCAAGCAAAGTATCGACAGCGATGTTGATAACGTCGCTACCCTGTTGCGTGTCTCCGGGCTACTGCCCAAGGGCGTTGATTATCAGGATTTGCTGGAACAGGCCAAGCAGCAGCTCCATGCAGAAGCGGACTATCAGCTCGAGGCCAAGCTGCTCAAGCAATACCGTCAATTACTGGCCCACGATGCCAGATATGTCATACCGTATGTCTTCGACGAGCTGACCACAGAAAACATCCTCGCGATGAACTTTGTTGACGGCCTGCCGGTTGAGTCGCTGACCAACCAGCCGCAGCATGTACGAAACCATGTTATGGTGCTCGCCTTCGAACTGCTGTTCAAAGAAATGTTTGACTTCAGGCTGGTACAGACCGATCCGAACTTCGCCAACTTCCTCTACAACGAGCAATCTCAGCAGCTGGTGTTACTTGATTTCGGAGCAACTCGTGCTTACCCGTCCAGAGTATCGGAAGGCTACCGGCTACTACTCAGCGCAGCGCTGCATCATGATAAACCGGCGATGAACTCAGCCCTGCGCCAGATTGGCTTTTTCAGTCAACCGATCACGGCCTCACAGCAAGAGGCGGTGATCGCGCTATGCCTGGAAGCCTGTGAGCCGATCATGACCGTGGGCGAATTTGATTTCGGCCAAACCGACCTGGCACGTCGAATTCGTGATGCCGGCACGGCGCTGAGCATGAAAGAGAATTATTGGCATACCCCACCTGCCGATGCGATTTTCTTCCACCGCAAGCTAGGGGGGTTATATCTGCTTGCCGCGAGGCTCCAAGCCAAGGTCGATGTTGGGAAGATTTTCTCACCTTACCGGTTACAGGGCTGA
- a CDS encoding PQQ-dependent sugar dehydrogenase, which yields MRYRPLATAMNTVRLALLSLIILAPPAKALSFPETVLEGSSLGMHYVVERIGQTDGVPWGMAFTPDQQLLITYREGNIRLLNPEDGSLQEVSGLPPIRQYGQGGLMDIARLDTTGNQPPDQRHNNAAPQTWYYFTYAKAHDGQAATTLARAKLSGTQLTHWQDLLVTQSFSDASRHFGSRIAFDNQGHVFFSIGDRAHRPNGQDLATHAGTILRLNLDGSTPEDNPFTDTPNALAEIWSFGHRNPQGLLFDPLTNRLWSNEHGPRGGDEINLITAGANYGWPVTSHGKEYWGPIAVGEATEKEGIVSPRKVYIPSIAPGSLLLYRGAAFPSWQGQLFSGALKLRHLNRVEITDNAGIANEERLLEALDERIRALAVDDLGWLYLSADSGAIYRLRPRSR from the coding sequence ATGAGGTACCGCCCCCTCGCTACAGCAATGAACACAGTACGCCTGGCCTTGTTATCCCTTATCATATTGGCCCCACCAGCCAAGGCTCTGTCCTTCCCTGAAACTGTACTCGAAGGCTCCAGCCTCGGCATGCACTATGTCGTTGAGCGCATCGGGCAAACCGACGGCGTACCTTGGGGGATGGCTTTCACCCCCGACCAACAGCTGCTGATCACCTACCGGGAAGGTAATATTCGCCTGCTCAACCCTGAGGATGGTTCCCTGCAAGAAGTTTCCGGACTCCCCCCCATTCGCCAATACGGACAGGGGGGGCTGATGGATATCGCCCGACTAGATACCACCGGCAACCAACCGCCCGACCAGCGTCACAACAACGCCGCACCTCAAACCTGGTATTACTTCACTTACGCTAAAGCACACGATGGGCAGGCCGCAACAACCCTCGCCCGCGCCAAGCTTAGCGGTACCCAGTTAACCCACTGGCAGGATTTGCTGGTCACCCAATCCTTCAGCGATGCTTCCCGCCACTTCGGTAGCCGTATCGCTTTCGATAACCAAGGCCATGTCTTTTTTTCTATCGGGGACCGAGCTCATCGTCCCAACGGGCAAGATCTCGCAACCCATGCGGGCACTATCCTTAGACTCAACCTCGATGGCTCAACGCCCGAAGACAACCCTTTTACCGATACACCGAATGCACTTGCTGAAATTTGGAGCTTTGGTCACCGTAACCCGCAAGGGCTGCTGTTTGATCCACTGACCAACCGGCTGTGGTCAAACGAGCATGGTCCTAGGGGCGGCGATGAAATCAATTTAATCACCGCAGGGGCTAACTACGGCTGGCCAGTCACCTCTCACGGGAAGGAATATTGGGGCCCGATTGCGGTGGGCGAAGCCACCGAGAAAGAAGGCATTGTCTCGCCACGCAAGGTGTATATTCCCTCCATAGCACCGGGCAGCCTGCTTCTTTATCGAGGCGCAGCCTTCCCCAGCTGGCAAGGCCAGCTATTCAGTGGGGCATTGAAACTACGCCACCTAAACCGGGTTGAAATAACAGACAATGCCGGCATCGCAAACGAAGAGCGACTGCTCGAAGCACTGGACGAACGGATACGGGCCCTGGCTGTGGACGACCTGGGCTGGCTGTATTTATCGGCAGATTCCGGTGCAATTTACCGCCTACGCCCTCGTTCCCGATAA
- the bioC gene encoding malonyl-ACP O-methyltransferase BioC, whose amino-acid sequence MKNNAETAATLLADAVVTDKQAIADAFGKAAKHYDQSAAFQRQVGHHLLAKLPSLNVAGSQVLDLGCGTGYFSQQLQQRGMQVCATDLSSKMLEQARLRCGEQVRYVEGDAECLPLPDNQFDFAFTSLALQWCEDLSVPLRELRRVVKPGGQIVFSTLAQGSLYELCHAWKQVDQYQHVNKFLSQKAIKLALAQAGCTELDLEFLPITMYYRSAVDLMKDLKGIGATHIHQGRKAGLAGRKTFKALESAYDEFRHEDNQLPATYQVCFGVIIND is encoded by the coding sequence ATGAAGAATAATGCAGAGACAGCAGCCACTCTTTTGGCGGATGCCGTGGTGACCGACAAGCAAGCTATTGCCGACGCCTTCGGCAAGGCGGCGAAGCATTACGATCAATCGGCGGCATTTCAGCGCCAGGTCGGCCATCATTTATTGGCCAAACTCCCCTCGCTCAACGTCGCGGGTAGCCAGGTACTGGACCTCGGTTGTGGGACAGGCTATTTCAGCCAGCAACTACAACAAAGGGGAATGCAAGTCTGTGCCACCGATCTGTCCAGCAAGATGCTCGAGCAGGCCAGATTGCGTTGCGGTGAGCAAGTCAGATATGTAGAAGGTGATGCGGAGTGTCTGCCGTTGCCGGACAATCAGTTCGATTTTGCTTTCACCAGCCTGGCTCTGCAGTGGTGTGAAGATCTGTCGGTTCCGCTGCGAGAACTCCGGCGTGTCGTTAAGCCGGGTGGCCAAATTGTTTTTTCTACGTTGGCACAGGGCTCCCTGTATGAGCTTTGCCATGCATGGAAGCAGGTTGATCAATATCAACATGTAAACAAGTTTCTTTCGCAAAAGGCCATAAAACTTGCGCTGGCGCAAGCGGGGTGTACGGAGCTTGACCTAGAATTTCTGCCAATCACCATGTATTACCGCTCGGCAGTTGACCTTATGAAAGATTTGAAAGGTATAGGGGCAACACATATTCATCAGGGGCGAAAAGCAGGCTTGGCCGGTCGCAAGACCTTTAAGGCATTAGAGAGCGCTTATGATGAGTTTCGACATGAGGACAATCAGCTGCCGGCAACATACCAAGTCTGTTTTGGAGTAATTATTAATGACTAA
- a CDS encoding DMT family transporter yields MMTRFIPFLFVVLWSSGFIGARLGLPYAEPATFLLIRMVANIAVFLLLVAILRARIPTGRALVHCMVAGLLIHGFYLGGTYIAIGLGMPAGLCSLLVGLQPIVTALVMFGCAGERMRLSQWIGLAIGFVGINLVLQGNMAWHQDGSREAAYLFTFLALVGITFGTLYQKKFCQGIDMVGGAVWQYFAAALLFLPLALATETMVVHWTPTFIFALSWLVLVLSVVAILLLLYMVKHGESSKVASTFYLVPPMTAFQAWLIFGERFDEFGAAGFLLAAIAVFLVTRKPKLAGTNTYSSAKPAS; encoded by the coding sequence ATAATGACGCGATTTATTCCATTCTTGTTTGTTGTTCTCTGGAGCTCTGGCTTTATTGGCGCACGGCTCGGTTTACCCTACGCCGAACCCGCAACATTCCTCTTAATCCGGATGGTTGCGAATATCGCGGTGTTTTTGCTGCTGGTGGCTATCCTAAGAGCTCGGATACCGACCGGCAGGGCGCTGGTTCACTGTATGGTGGCAGGCTTGTTGATCCACGGTTTTTACTTGGGCGGTACCTATATCGCGATTGGCCTCGGTATGCCGGCAGGGCTGTGCTCCCTGCTGGTAGGGTTACAGCCAATAGTGACCGCGCTGGTAATGTTCGGCTGTGCAGGCGAGCGAATGCGGTTGTCGCAATGGATCGGGTTGGCAATTGGCTTTGTTGGCATCAATCTTGTGCTGCAAGGGAATATGGCTTGGCATCAGGATGGTAGCCGAGAAGCCGCCTATCTGTTCACTTTCCTGGCTTTGGTGGGGATAACTTTTGGTACGCTTTACCAGAAAAAGTTCTGCCAAGGTATTGATATGGTGGGCGGAGCCGTATGGCAATATTTTGCGGCGGCTTTGTTGTTCCTGCCTTTGGCTCTGGCGACGGAAACCATGGTGGTACATTGGACCCCGACGTTTATATTTGCCCTGAGCTGGTTGGTCTTGGTGCTGTCGGTCGTCGCCATTTTATTACTGCTTTATATGGTGAAGCATGGTGAGTCATCCAAGGTGGCTTCGACCTTTTACCTCGTACCGCCAATGACGGCTTTCCAAGCCTGGTTGATTTTTGGTGAACGTTTTGACGAGTTCGGTGCCGCCGGTTTTCTGTTAGCTGCCATCGCCGTTTTCCTTGTGACGAGAAAGCCTAAACTGGCCGGCACGAACACTTACTCTTCGGCTAAGCCGGCTTCTTAA
- a CDS encoding PLP-dependent aminotransferase family protein: MGTDNTKKTYNSRCQKALLQEHSQLKTKYQYVYQWISERIDKQSFQQGERLPSIRDLSQKLSVSKNTVIRAYQQLEANQKITAQARSGYRVNRTKVIHGLPEPVPEPGFVDLMTLSKKIMELPVSREVLPMGSAHPDTDFPAINSLYAEIGRHSRYQSHIPSHYQLPPGNDLLLKQLVGINRELGITISKQSLLVTHGAQQAISLSLQALTSAGDIVLVESASYFGNLMLLESLGLKVIEIPASPITGIHLDALEQALKDWPVKAILINPSFNNPTGYVMSTADRLRFLAMTRGIPIIEDDVFGGLAHHQRPLPLKTLDHENRVIYCNSLSKTLDSRLRIGWVVAGKYQTVIEKRLLTDNMGSPNLIHSAVAQFLASGKYRQHLGKIRRSYAKKQQVFYQQLTQALDQYPQLRDHYHLTQPTGGFLCWLTLAEHADSQAIYQQALSQGISVLPGTMFSTNKRYAHCLRLSFANFRENNTWRQGLDQLAAIIAGQTKQ, encoded by the coding sequence ATGGGTACAGATAACACAAAGAAAACGTATAACTCTCGGTGTCAAAAAGCATTGTTGCAGGAACATAGCCAGCTCAAAACCAAATACCAGTACGTCTACCAATGGATCTCCGAGCGCATAGACAAACAAAGCTTCCAGCAGGGGGAACGACTCCCTTCTATTCGAGATCTCAGCCAAAAGCTATCTGTCAGTAAAAACACGGTGATCCGTGCCTACCAGCAACTGGAAGCTAACCAGAAGATCACCGCACAAGCCCGCTCTGGCTATCGGGTCAATCGCACCAAAGTCATCCATGGACTTCCAGAACCGGTTCCCGAGCCGGGTTTTGTCGACCTAATGACACTCAGTAAAAAAATCATGGAACTGCCTGTATCCCGAGAGGTTTTACCTATGGGATCGGCCCACCCTGATACTGACTTTCCTGCCATCAACAGCTTGTACGCTGAAATAGGCCGACACAGCCGCTACCAAAGCCATATTCCCAGCCATTACCAACTGCCACCGGGAAACGATCTGCTATTGAAGCAACTCGTTGGTATAAACCGCGAACTTGGCATTACCATCTCCAAGCAGTCTCTGCTGGTAACCCATGGTGCGCAGCAGGCGATTAGCTTGAGCCTGCAGGCCCTGACCTCTGCAGGGGATATTGTCTTGGTCGAGTCTGCCAGTTATTTCGGCAACCTTATGCTACTAGAATCTCTGGGCCTTAAAGTGATTGAAATTCCGGCGAGCCCAATCACCGGCATTCATTTGGATGCCCTTGAGCAGGCACTCAAAGATTGGCCGGTCAAGGCCATCTTGATTAACCCCAGTTTCAACAACCCGACAGGGTATGTGATGTCGACAGCGGACCGACTACGCTTCCTCGCCATGACTCGTGGGATCCCAATTATCGAAGACGATGTCTTCGGCGGCCTGGCACATCATCAGCGTCCCCTGCCGCTGAAAACCCTCGACCATGAAAACCGGGTGATCTATTGCAACTCGTTATCTAAGACATTGGACTCCAGACTCCGTATCGGCTGGGTCGTGGCCGGCAAGTATCAGACGGTAATTGAGAAACGCTTGCTCACTGACAACATGGGCAGCCCCAACCTCATTCACTCCGCGGTTGCCCAATTCCTTGCAAGCGGCAAATACCGCCAGCACCTCGGTAAAATCCGCCGCAGTTACGCTAAAAAACAGCAGGTATTCTATCAGCAGCTCACCCAGGCCTTGGACCAATACCCGCAGCTTAGGGATCATTACCACCTGACCCAACCAACCGGTGGATTCTTATGCTGGCTCACTCTAGCCGAGCATGCGGACAGTCAGGCCATTTATCAACAGGCGCTAAGCCAAGGGATCAGCGTACTTCCCGGCACCATGTTCAGTACCAACAAGCGCTATGCGCATTGCCTGCGCCTGAGCTTTGCCAACTTCCGTGAAAATAACACCTGGCGGCAGGGGCTCGACCAGCTAGCCGCAATTATTGCAGGACAAACCAAACAGTAA
- the htpX gene encoding protease HtpX has protein sequence MKRIALFLATNLAVLLVFSVVLNVVYAVTGMQPGSLSGLLVMAALFGFGGSLISLFMSKSMALRSVGGMVIEHPRNETEHWLMETVARQAQQSGIGMPTVAIYDSGDINAFATGAKRDDSLVAVSTGLLHSMTRDEAEAVLAHEVSHIANGDMVNMTLMQGVVNTFVIFVSRLVAGAISGVNSSDEEGEGGSYMTYFIVSSIMEVLFGFLASILTMWYSRHREFKADAGSAQLVGKEKMIAALERLKMSHESQLEGSMMAFGINGKKSLSELFMTHPPLDKRIDALRRGEHL, from the coding sequence ATGAAGCGTATTGCATTGTTTTTGGCAACTAACCTAGCGGTATTGCTGGTCTTCAGTGTTGTCTTGAACGTCGTCTATGCGGTGACAGGCATGCAACCGGGGAGCCTTTCTGGACTACTGGTAATGGCTGCCTTGTTCGGTTTTGGTGGTTCGTTGATTTCATTGTTCATGTCGAAGTCAATGGCCCTGCGCTCTGTGGGCGGTATGGTTATCGAACACCCACGCAACGAGACCGAGCACTGGCTGATGGAAACCGTTGCCCGCCAGGCACAACAGTCTGGTATTGGTATGCCGACCGTCGCCATTTATGACTCGGGTGATATCAACGCATTTGCAACGGGGGCCAAGCGCGACGATTCACTGGTTGCGGTATCGACAGGCTTGCTGCACAGCATGACGCGTGACGAGGCCGAGGCAGTATTGGCCCACGAAGTGAGCCACATTGCCAATGGTGACATGGTGAACATGACTCTGATGCAGGGCGTGGTGAACACGTTCGTGATCTTCGTCTCTCGTTTGGTCGCCGGTGCTATCAGCGGCGTAAACAGCAGTGATGAAGAGGGCGAGGGCGGTAGCTACATGACCTATTTCATTGTCTCATCTATCATGGAAGTGCTGTTCGGTTTCTTGGCGAGTATCTTGACCATGTGGTACAGCCGTCACCGCGAGTTCAAGGCCGACGCAGGCTCTGCGCAGCTCGTGGGTAAAGAGAAAATGATCGCGGCACTTGAGCGTTTGAAGATGAGCCATGAATCTCAGCTTGAAGGCTCGATGATGGCGTTTGGGATCAACGGCAAGAAATCCCTGTCTGAGCTGTTTATGACCCACCCACCGTTGGACAAGCGTATCGACGCGCTTCGTCGTGGTGAGCACCTGTAA
- a CDS encoding MFS transporter: MSIFRFPLLVWIGIGTLIISLGIRQSFGIFMMPISMHFDTGREFFSLAIAVQNLLFGAFQPFVGMAADRWGAQKVIWTGAIAYGLGLYLTSIAVEPNWLYVSLGALVGLGLSATSYVIILGAVARVVPAEHTAKAFGLTTAAGSFGMFAVIPGAQYLLSEFDWQTALQVFAMLCALMMAFSFFMKANQQKTTTSATPEIEQTLKTALKEAFSHRGYWLIHMGFFVCGFHVMFIATHLPSYLADKGLPGTTAAMALAYVGIFNIFGSYFWGVMGDKFNKRYVMSALYVMRTLVIAGFVTLPVTTETAALFGGAIGFCWLGTVPLTSGLVRQIFGPRYLSTLYGLVFFTHQVGSFLGAWFGGRIYDYYGSYEPIWWSTVVLALIAALIHIPINDKPIERQAAMA; encoded by the coding sequence ATGAGTATTTTTCGCTTTCCACTGCTTGTGTGGATAGGCATTGGAACACTAATTATCAGCCTAGGGATCAGGCAGTCTTTCGGTATCTTCATGATGCCGATTTCTATGCATTTTGATACTGGCCGTGAATTCTTTAGTCTGGCTATCGCTGTGCAGAACTTGCTTTTCGGCGCCTTCCAGCCGTTTGTCGGTATGGCCGCTGACCGCTGGGGCGCGCAAAAGGTCATCTGGACTGGTGCCATCGCCTATGGCTTGGGATTGTACCTTACCTCAATTGCAGTAGAGCCGAACTGGCTATATGTCTCCCTTGGCGCCTTGGTCGGACTTGGGTTAAGTGCTACCAGCTATGTCATCATACTGGGTGCCGTGGCGCGAGTGGTCCCCGCCGAACATACCGCCAAAGCTTTCGGCCTAACAACGGCAGCCGGCTCATTCGGGATGTTCGCGGTGATCCCGGGGGCCCAATATTTGCTCAGCGAGTTTGACTGGCAGACCGCCCTGCAGGTCTTCGCTATGCTATGTGCCCTGATGATGGCTTTCTCTTTCTTTATGAAGGCCAATCAGCAAAAAACAACCACATCGGCCACGCCAGAAATTGAGCAAACGCTCAAGACAGCTTTGAAAGAGGCATTCAGCCACCGTGGCTACTGGCTGATCCACATGGGCTTTTTCGTCTGTGGTTTCCACGTTATGTTCATTGCCACCCACCTGCCAAGCTACCTGGCAGACAAGGGGTTACCCGGTACCACAGCAGCGATGGCCTTGGCCTACGTGGGGATCTTCAACATCTTCGGTAGTTATTTCTGGGGAGTGATGGGCGATAAGTTCAACAAGCGCTATGTAATGTCTGCCTTGTATGTGATGCGCACCCTGGTCATCGCCGGCTTTGTGACCCTGCCGGTGACAACTGAAACAGCGGCTCTGTTTGGCGGTGCCATTGGGTTTTGCTGGCTGGGAACCGTGCCCCTGACCTCAGGCCTGGTGCGCCAAATCTTTGGCCCACGATACCTCTCCACCCTGTACGGATTGGTTTTCTTCACCCACCAAGTAGGCAGCTTCCTTGGCGCCTGGTTCGGCGGACGCATCTACGATTACTATGGCAGCTACGAGCCTATCTGGTGGTCAACCGTTGTACTTGCTTTGATTGCTGCGCTTATCCATATCCCAATCAACGATAAGCCTATCGAGCGTCAAGCTGCTATGGCTTAA
- a CDS encoding energy-coupling factor transporter transmembrane component T, translated as MKTNKIKFGISYINTGSPLHALNGITKFILFMAWVTMVLMTFDVRIIVAMILVGFGLLRLSRVPAANYKTLMTGTVTVLLLNALFMYLIAPQQGTEYMGSQTVLIPLPGNYSLTQETLFYLITVTLKYFSMFPVALVFVFTTHPTEFSASLNKLGVPYRIAYAVSLTLRYLPEVTKDFINIMHAQQARGVDISKNAPVFTRIRNVAKILGPLIFSSLDRADVISNAMTLRGFGQHKRRSWYSLKPLTKADFAVLFTIAVILALGFANRYSAEQLFWYPF; from the coding sequence ATGAAAACCAATAAGATAAAATTCGGTATTAGCTACATCAATACCGGCTCGCCTCTCCACGCGCTAAATGGGATCACCAAATTCATTTTGTTTATGGCCTGGGTCACCATGGTACTGATGACGTTCGATGTCCGCATCATTGTTGCCATGATATTGGTCGGGTTTGGCCTGCTGCGCCTCTCGCGTGTTCCCGCGGCCAACTACAAGACCTTGATGACAGGTACGGTAACGGTTTTGCTGCTCAATGCCTTGTTCATGTATCTGATTGCACCGCAGCAGGGAACTGAGTATATGGGCAGCCAAACCGTACTTATCCCGCTGCCGGGTAACTACTCCCTAACCCAGGAAACCCTGTTTTACCTGATAACCGTTACCCTGAAGTACTTCAGCATGTTCCCAGTCGCTCTGGTATTCGTGTTTACCACCCACCCGACGGAGTTTTCGGCTAGCTTGAATAAGCTAGGCGTCCCGTACCGTATTGCCTATGCGGTGAGCCTGACATTGCGCTACCTACCGGAAGTGACCAAGGACTTCATCAACATCATGCATGCCCAACAGGCACGTGGGGTGGATATCTCGAAAAATGCGCCGGTCTTTACCCGCATTAGAAATGTGGCCAAAATTCTTGGCCCATTGATTTTCTCCAGCCTTGACCGTGCAGATGTGATTTCCAATGCGATGACCTTACGCGGATTTGGCCAGCACAAACGTCGCAGCTGGTATAGCTTGAAGCCGCTGACCAAGGCGGATTTCGCTGTTTTGTTTACCATCGCCGTGATCTTGGCCCTGGGCTTTGCCAACCGTTACTCCGCCGAACAGCTCTTCTGGTATCCTTTTTAG